A window of Anaerobaca lacustris genomic DNA:
AAATCGACCCCAACGGCTAATATCATAGACGAGGATCGCTTCATACCCCGCGTTGCCGCTTTTGGCGTCGTCGATCATCTGCCGCAGCGCGTTTCGTCCCTCAATCCGTAGACCGCTTCTACCCTCATCAGCATAGGTCTTGACGATTCGGAACCCGCGTTTCTGGGCATAGTCACGAATCGCATCGGCTTGGTTCTCGGTAGAGTACTGCTGATGCTCAGTGGACATGCGGATGTACTGGGCCGCTGGCCTGGCGTCCGTTTGTGCTGATTGAGGCGTTGTCTTATATGCTGTCATGGTTCCACCTTACCAAGGGACTGTTGGCGGAATCCTTTCCGCGACATGGACTATCGATCAGCAGCAGGTGCTCCTCCGTGACGCATTGGTTATTATGCGCTATCGCTGTGACAAATTAGGGTGCATTTCTGTGGCATTACTGTGACACTTCTCAAAGATCAATGTCGTTGAGGAGCAGGCCGTAGCATTTGCCCCGTGCACGGATCGCAGCGGCCACTTCAGACATTTCAGCGTCGTGCAGGGCCAAACGAAGGCGTTTGATGGCGCTGCGGATGGCTGTGTCGGAACAACGGCGTTCCCACACATCCTCCATGAGCGTGTCGCTGGTTAGAAATCGCTCTGGACGGCGGGCCAATCGCCGGATTAGCTTGAAGAGGATCGTGGGGCCGAGATGACAGGACTGGTCGCGCCACTTGACGGTGAACGTGGTGGCGTCGATTATGAGGCGATGTTGCCGCGAGCATTCACGGGGGAGATTGCCCGAAAAGACGCCTTCGGAACTGGCGTCGTCGTGTTCAGCCAGGGCCGACCACACCCGGTCGGCCGTTGCGGCGGCAGCCGCGTGCAGCGTCGCCAGTTCGGCGAACGCATCGATAACCAATTCAAAGAGCTCGTCCTTTTGCATAAGACTCCTATTATCAAGTCAGGAACGGGGAAATTCCTGGTGCCGAAACGTGGTTTATGTGTGTATTTCATTCGGTAATTTCATATTTTTGCAGTATATCTGCCGTTCTGTATGGACATAGATGTTAATTTATTCGATAATACCGAATGATGACACAAGAGAACCCATCACAACTGACACCGGCATTACGACTCGTCCAGAAACTGGCCGCAGAGGGGTATCGCATCTTCTCAACGGAGGATGTGCGTGGGATGGCCCCGGAAGTTGGACTGTCGGCGGGGTATGTGGTCCAGGCTCTCCATCACCTCGTGCGGACAGGCTGGCTGGTACGTCTGCGCAAGGGCCTGTACACCCTCTCTTCGGCGGTTCCCGGCATATCACCCGCTCATGAGTTTGAGGTGGCCATGGCCTTGGTAAGCCCCGCCGCGATCAGTCATTTCTCTGCTATGCATCACTATGAATTGACTGAGCAGATACCGCACCACGTGTTCGTCACGACCACGTCGGACCAATCCGCGCCGCGTGGCGCCGGAGCGGGATACCGCGTAGGCAACACCACCTATCAGTTCATTCGCATAAGGCCAGAGCGGTACTTTGGCACGGAGACGGTATGGCTGGGTGAAGCGCGAGTCACGTTCACGGATATGGCTCGAACGTTGATTGATGGCCTTATGATGCCGCAGTACTGTGGTGGCATCGCCGAGGTCATGCATGGGTTCGAAGTGGCCCGAGACCGGCTCCAGTTGGACCAGATGATCGGGTACGCGTTACGGCTCGATCATGCCACGGTCAAGCGATTGGGCTGGGTGCTGGAGCAGACAGGATTTGAACGCTCCGCGTTGACCGTGCTGCAGGAGGTAGAGGTAACCGGGTACACCAAACTCGACGCGAGCGGTTCGCGCGAAGGGCCATACAATCGAACTTGGATGATCCAGGAAAACTTCAGCGGAAAGGTTCGCGCGTGAGGCCTTTACGCACACGATTGGAGCAGGCAAGAAAAGACACCGGCATGGGATGGGCGGTATTGGAGCGTGACTACCTTCTGTCGTGGATTCTCGCGGCCATCGGGGACTACGAACCGTTGCGGGAGACATTGGTTTTCAAAGGTGGAACGGCGCTGAAGAAATGCTACTTTGGTGACTACAGGTTTTCTGAGGATCTGGATTTCTCTGGCCTTCCAGGGGTGCCTTCGGGCCAGAAAATGGAAGCCGCAATCGATGCTGTATGCCAGAGTGCTACCAAGATGATCGATGAATACGCTCCCGTGAGGATTCAATGGGAGCGCTACACAGAAAAAGATCCGCACCCCGGTGGGCAGGAGGCCTTTGCCGTCAGGGCCCAATTGCCTTGGCAAAGACAACCCCAGACACGGGCCATCGTAGAAATTGCCCTGGACGAAAAGGTCTTGCTCCCCCCGTGTCGCCGGGCGGTCATTCATGACTACGGCGAGCCTATTGAGGTGGACTTGCAGGTCTACACCCTTGAAGAAATCATCGCTGAAAAACTACGCGCGATTCTCCAGCACCAAGAGAAGCTCGAAGAACGCGGCTGGGCTCGGTCCCGAGCGCGCGATTACTATGATATCTGGCGTATACTTGGAGCCTATCAGGATCGTTTGGATTTGACCGGCTTCGCGCAACTCCTGCGAGAGAAATGTGGGATTCGTGGGGTCGGTTTTCAGGCAGCAGAGGATTTCTTCGGTAACAAGATGCTGGCCTATGTCGAGAGGACATGGGACCAGTGGCTGGGCAATCTGGTTCCGCACCTGCCAGCGTGCGAAACAGTGATGGGCCAGCTTCGTCCTCAGATCGTGAGCATGCTCGCGAGTGACTGAGTGTTTGGCGAGATGTCCACCGATAACAAAGTGGCGGGTGGCGACATGAAGTGACAGGGCGCAACCACTTCAGGTTTCTTCCCTTTGCCCGTGTGCAGGTAGCTCGCCTGCTCCAGATATCGCTGTAGAGCTTGGTCCTTTTCCTTGCCGAAATAGTAGAAGCTGCCCCTGATCTTCTTGCAATACTGGCCCGTTCTGTGTAGGGTAAGCGGGAATTTGTCAGAACGGGTTCGGTTCTTAGAGTTGGTTTTTGCCATGAATTGCATCCTTAACAACGACCGCCGAATTAGAAAAATCGAGTGTACACTACCGTGTTCGATGGTTGTAGTCAAGGTTGTAGTGTCGGGAATCGGCCGTGCGAGTGGTTACGGTGTAACCGCTTTTTGATTGAGCATTTAGGGCGGTTAGCTCAGTCGGCTAGAGCACCTGCTTTACACGCAGGGGGTCACAGGTTCAAGTCCTGTACCGCCCAATCTCTTTTGCCGTGAGGATTTGGGACTTTTGCCATCTACCGGCACATTCTTCCCGAGGTATTCGTGCGACGGGTTCTCTTGTTGGGGCGGCGGGCGGTTGGATGGGGGGATTCTCCTTGTTTCCTCCGGCCTTGATTGCTACGCTATGGTTTCGAGACGTGTCTGAGCTATTCCGTCAGGCCTATGGATGGGTGCGGTTGTGAAGCCGTGAGAGGAAGGGACCACCCGTTGCCGTCACCATTCGTGGTCTCCATGCACGCGTTCTCATCATAACAGACGCACGAACCGCCAGAGCATGACGTGGAATCCGGCAAAAACTGACGTCGTTCCTTCGTCGGCATCGGTGCCGGCGTTCAGGTTGTGTTACCGGGCGGCTGCGATGGCATCGGGGAGGGTCAGCGTGCCCTCGTAAAGGCTACGGCCGACGATGACGCCGGCGACGCCGATGGGGTTGAGTTTGCGAATGTCGTCCACTTCTTTGACGCCGCCGGAGGCGACGACAGGGGTCTTCACTGCCTGAGCCAGGGCCTGGGTTCGCTCGATGTTCGGGCCCGTCAGCATGCCGTCCTTGGCGATGTCGGTATAGATGATCGCGGCCAGCGGCAACTCGTCGGCCCGGGCGGCGAATTCGAGCACGGTCTGCCGGCTGTCTTCGAGCCAGCCGTGCGTGGCGACCATCGAGCCTCGGGCGTCGAGGCCCAGCACGATCCGGCCGGCGAACTTCTCGGCCATCCGGCTGAACCAGTCGAAGTCACTGACCGCCTTGGTCCCGATGATGACGCGCGTTACGCCCATATCCAGCAGTTGGGCAATGGAGGACTCGTCGCGCAGGCCGCCGCCGACTTCGATCTTCAGCAGGCCGAGCCGAGCGATGGTCTCGATGGTCGCGGTGTTGACCGGCCGGCCCGCCTTGGCGCCGTCGAGATCGACGATGTGCAGCCACCGGGCGCCGTCGGTGCAGAACTGCCGCGCCTGTTCGGCGGGGTCGTCCCGGTAGGTGATCTGCTTGTCATATTGTCCTTGAATCAGCCGGACGACCTTGCCGTCCCGCAGGTCGATCGCTGGAATCACATCCATAAGCCGGGCCTTTGCATTTGACTGCCTTCCGTTCGAGACGTACCATTGCATCCTGCACCCAATCGTAGATTGCAGATAGGGGCCTGTAAACCATAAACCGAGAGAGCCCCGATTGTGACAGCATTCGGTGCGATGCGCCCTGGTACAGGAGGCAAGACCATCGTTCGCGAACAAGTGAGAATCGTTGTCGTAGGCAGCTCGAACATGGACCTTGTCGTCAAAGCGCCTCGGATCCCTCTTCTTGGCGAAACGGTCCTCGGCGGCGAGTTCGTCATGGTTCCCGGTGGCAAGGGCGCCAACCAGGCGGTCGCGGCGGCCAAGCTCGGCGCGGAGGTATGCTTCGTTGCTCGTCTCGGCGACGACCTGTTCGGCCAACGGTCGCGGGCCAACTTCGAGAAGGAAGGGGTCCACACGAAATATGTGACCTCGACGCCGGGGACAGCCTCGGGCGTGGCGCTAATCGCCGTCGACCCGGCCGGCAACAACGTGATCGTGGTGGCGCCCGGCGCCAACAGCCGGCTGAGCCCCGACGACGTGCGGCGAGCGCAGCGCGACATCGCCTCGGCCGGTGCGGTGGTGGCGCAGTTGGAGGTCCCCGTCGAGACGGTGGAATGTGCCGCGCAGATAGCCGGTGAGGCAGGCGTGCCTTTTATTCTCGATCCGGCGCCGGCGCAGAAGCTGCCGCCGGACCTGCTCAAGCGAGTGACGGTGCTCACACCCAACGAAACCGAGGCCCAGATCCTGACCGGGATGGAGGTGAGCGACGAGGTGACGGCGTCCCTGGCGGCCGAATGGCTGCTGTCGTCGGGCGTCGGGGCCGTGATCGTGACGATGGGGGCCAAGGGCTTCCTGCTGGCCGACGGAACCACGAGGGAATTCGTCCCGGCGGCGCCGGTGCGGGCGGTGGACGCCACGGCAGCCGGGGACGCCTTTACGGGCAGCTTGGCGGTCGGCCTGGCGCAGGGACAGTCCCTTCGTGAGGCGGCGATGTTCGCCGGCCGTGTGGCGGCGCTATCGACCACGCGGATGGGGGCGCAGTCCTCGATGCCGACCCGACAGGAAGTGGACGCATTTCGCTCCACGATGGAACTGGACTGATAGGAGAACGCCATGAGTCATTCGAACCGATGGATTGTGAAGGTGCTCGCCGTTGCCATGATGATCCTGGTTGTGGCCTCCGGCGGGTGTCGCAAGAAGGATGACCGGCCCACTGTTGCCCTTGTGATGAAGTCGCTGGCCAATGAGTTCTTCAAGACGATGGAGGAAGGGGCCCGAGCACACCACGCCGAGCACAAGGACCAGTACAACCTCGAAGTGCGAGGGATCAAGGACGAAACCGACGTGACGCAGCAGATCGCGTACGTCGAGCTGATGATGGCCCAGGGCGTCGACGCGATCGTGATCGCGCCGGCCGACTCGAAGGCCCTCGTTGCGGTCTGCAAGAAAGCGATGGACGCCGGCATCGTCGTGGTCAATATCGACAACAAGTTCGACGACGAGGTGCTTCGGGACAAGAAGGTCAGGATTCCGTTCGTCGGGCCAGACAATCGCAAGGGGGCCAGGCTGGCCGGCGTATATCTGGCGACACGTCTGAACCCCGGTGACAAGGTTGCCATCATCGAGGGCGCGCCGAACGCCTACAACGGCATTCAGCGCAAGGCGGGGTTCGAGGACGCGATGATCGGCAGCAGCATGAACATCGCAGCCTCGCAGACCGGGTATTGGGAGACGGACAAGGCCCAGCCCATCGCCTCGGCCCTGATCAACGAGCATCCGGACCTCAAGGCCCTGCTGTGCGCCAACGACAGCATGGCGCTGGGGGCGGTGGCGGCGCTGCGCGATGCGGGCAAGTCCGATGACATCTATGTCGTCGGCTTCGACAATATCGCCGCCGTCCAGCGTCTGCTCAAGGAGGGCAGGATTCTCTGCACGGTGGACCAGCACGCCGACAAGCTGGCGTTGTACGGGATTCAATACGCCCTGGATATTCTGGCGGGCAAGGCGACGCCGGCCGACAAAGAGACTCCCGTCGATCTCGTTACGGCCGAAATGCTCTGATGGAGTCTTCTGCAAACGACGTCCTGCTGTCCGTTACGGGTATCGACAGGGCCTTCCCCGGCGTCCAGGCGCTGTCGCGGGTCTGTGTCGATCTTCGCGCCGGTGAGGTGCATGCTCTCGTTGGCGAGAATGGGGCGGGCAAGAGCACTCTGACGCGGATCATCGCCGGGATCGAGACGCCCGATGCGGGCGAGATGTACCTGGATGGCCAAGCCTACAGGCCCGGCGGCAGGCGACAGGCGGAGGCGGCGGGCGTTCGCATGGTGATGCAGGAGCTGAACCTGATCTCCAATCTGAGCGTCGCCGAGAACATCTTCATCGAACGCCTTCCCAGCCGGCTCGGTTTCATCGGATACAAGGCTCTCAACCGTGCGGCCCGCGATGCGATGGACCAGGTGGGGCTTTCGCAGATCGATCCATCGACGCCTGTTGTCTCTTTGGGAGTGGGGCAACAGCAGATGGTGGAGATCGCCGCCGGGCTGTCGAGACGGTGCCGCGTGTTGGCGCTCGATGAGCCGACCGCTTCGTTGACCGACAGCGAGGTCGAGTTGCTCTTCGCTCAGATCAACCGACTCAAGGCCGATGGGGTTGGGATTCTGTATATCTCGCATCGGATCGAGGAGGTGCTTCAGATTGCCGACCGCGTGACCGTGCTGCGCGACGGCACGGTGGTCGCCACCCGCGTCGCGGCGGAACTGGACACCGATAGCGTCATTCGCCTGATGGTGGGCCGCGACCTCGACCCGGATGCGTTGTCGCCCGGCGGGCAGCGGGGGGCTCTGGCCCTTCGCGTGGCCGGTCTGCGGGCGGGAGAAAGGGTCCGCGACGTTTCCTTCGATGCCTATCGCGGCGAGATTCTCGGTGTGGCGGGGCTGATGGGCTCGGGCCGGACCGAGACCATGCGGCTGATCTTCGGGGCCGACCGCCGCGAGGCCGGTGACATCTACCTGCATGGCTCCGATGAGCCGGCGCCGATCCGGCGGCCTCGTGACGCTGTCCGGCTCGGAATCGCATTGCTCACCGAGGACCGCAAGGAGCAGGGATTGTTTCTGCCTCTGCCGATTCGGGCCAATGTTTCGATCACTCGTCTGAAGGGGGTCAGCACGTTGGGTTGGCTGGACGGCGCCCGCGAGAGGGCGGTCGCGGAGAAGCATGTCGGGTCGCTGGACGTCCGCTGCTCGTCGTCCGAGCAGGCGGTCGGGCAGCTCAGCGGCGGCAATCAACAGAAGGTGGTGATCGCCAAGTGGCTCTACCGCGACTGTGACATCCTGATCTTCGACGAGCCGACGCGTGGGATCGACGTCGGGGCCAAATTCGAGATTTACCGTATGTTGGCCACCCTGGCCCGGCAGGGCAAGGCGATCCTGTTTGTCTCATCCGATCTGAAAGAGTTGATGGCGATCTCCCATCGGATCATGGTACTCTCGGCCGGTCGCGTGGCCGGGACATTCGCGCGCGACGGCTGGTCCGAAGAGCAGATCATGTCGGCTGCCTTCAGCGAATACGTCTGATACGCAACCTCGCGGTATGGGAACAGAGGCATGACACCAACGAACCAAGGATCGATTCGGTTGTTCCGCCTGGCGGGCATTGACCTGTACCTGCACTGGTCGTGGTTCCTCGTGGCGTACTACGGGATCAGCATGCGGGCCGGACGTTATCCGTCCATGACGTGGAACGTGCTGGAGTATCTATCGCTGTTCGGCATCGTCCTGCTCCACGAGATGGGTCATTCGTTGGCTTGCCGCCAGGTGGGAGGTCACGCCGATCGCATTGTCCTTTGGCCTTTGGGAGGCGTCGCGTACGTGGACCCGCCGCAGCGC
This region includes:
- a CDS encoding recombinase family protein codes for the protein MTAYKTTPQSAQTDARPAAQYIRMSTEHQQYSTENQADAIRDYAQKRGFRIVKTYADEGRSGLRIEGRNALRQMIDDAKSGNAGYEAILVYDISRWGRFQDSDESAYYEYICKRAGIRVYYCAEQFENDGSPTSTIIKSVKRAMAGEYSRELSSKVFQGQCRLIE
- a CDS encoding winged helix-turn-helix domain-containing protein, translating into MQKDELFELVIDAFAELATLHAAAAATADRVWSALAEHDDASSEGVFSGNLPRECSRQHRLIIDATTFTVKWRDQSCHLGPTILFKLIRRLARRPERFLTSDTLMEDVWERRCSDTAIRSAIKRLRLALHDAEMSEVAAAIRARGKCYGLLLNDIDL
- a CDS encoding type IV toxin-antitoxin system AbiEi family antitoxin domain-containing protein, with the protein product MMTQENPSQLTPALRLVQKLAAEGYRIFSTEDVRGMAPEVGLSAGYVVQALHHLVRTGWLVRLRKGLYTLSSAVPGISPAHEFEVAMALVSPAAISHFSAMHHYELTEQIPHHVFVTTTSDQSAPRGAGAGYRVGNTTYQFIRIRPERYFGTETVWLGEARVTFTDMARTLIDGLMMPQYCGGIAEVMHGFEVARDRLQLDQMIGYALRLDHATVKRLGWVLEQTGFERSALTVLQEVEVTGYTKLDASGSREGPYNRTWMIQENFSGKVRA
- a CDS encoding nucleotidyl transferase AbiEii/AbiGii toxin family protein, which gives rise to MGWAVLERDYLLSWILAAIGDYEPLRETLVFKGGTALKKCYFGDYRFSEDLDFSGLPGVPSGQKMEAAIDAVCQSATKMIDEYAPVRIQWERYTEKDPHPGGQEAFAVRAQLPWQRQPQTRAIVEIALDEKVLLPPCRRAVIHDYGEPIEVDLQVYTLEEIIAEKLRAILQHQEKLEERGWARSRARDYYDIWRILGAYQDRLDLTGFAQLLREKCGIRGVGFQAAEDFFGNKMLAYVERTWDQWLGNLVPHLPACETVMGQLRPQIVSMLASD
- the hisA gene encoding 1-(5-phosphoribosyl)-5-[(5-phosphoribosylamino)methylideneamino]imidazole-4-carboxamide isomerase — protein: MDVIPAIDLRDGKVVRLIQGQYDKQITYRDDPAEQARQFCTDGARWLHIVDLDGAKAGRPVNTATIETIARLGLLKIEVGGGLRDESSIAQLLDMGVTRVIIGTKAVSDFDWFSRMAEKFAGRIVLGLDARGSMVATHGWLEDSRQTVLEFAARADELPLAAIIYTDIAKDGMLTGPNIERTQALAQAVKTPVVASGGVKEVDDIRKLNPIGVAGVIVGRSLYEGTLTLPDAIAAAR
- the rbsK gene encoding ribokinase, which produces MRPGTGGKTIVREQVRIVVVGSSNMDLVVKAPRIPLLGETVLGGEFVMVPGGKGANQAVAAAKLGAEVCFVARLGDDLFGQRSRANFEKEGVHTKYVTSTPGTASGVALIAVDPAGNNVIVVAPGANSRLSPDDVRRAQRDIASAGAVVAQLEVPVETVECAAQIAGEAGVPFILDPAPAQKLPPDLLKRVTVLTPNETEAQILTGMEVSDEVTASLAAEWLLSSGVGAVIVTMGAKGFLLADGTTREFVPAAPVRAVDATAAGDAFTGSLAVGLAQGQSLREAAMFAGRVAALSTTRMGAQSSMPTRQEVDAFRSTMELD
- a CDS encoding sugar ABC transporter substrate-binding protein — its product is MSHSNRWIVKVLAVAMMILVVASGGCRKKDDRPTVALVMKSLANEFFKTMEEGARAHHAEHKDQYNLEVRGIKDETDVTQQIAYVELMMAQGVDAIVIAPADSKALVAVCKKAMDAGIVVVNIDNKFDDEVLRDKKVRIPFVGPDNRKGARLAGVYLATRLNPGDKVAIIEGAPNAYNGIQRKAGFEDAMIGSSMNIAASQTGYWETDKAQPIASALINEHPDLKALLCANDSMALGAVAALRDAGKSDDIYVVGFDNIAAVQRLLKEGRILCTVDQHADKLALYGIQYALDILAGKATPADKETPVDLVTAEML
- a CDS encoding sugar ABC transporter ATP-binding protein, translated to MESSANDVLLSVTGIDRAFPGVQALSRVCVDLRAGEVHALVGENGAGKSTLTRIIAGIETPDAGEMYLDGQAYRPGGRRQAEAAGVRMVMQELNLISNLSVAENIFIERLPSRLGFIGYKALNRAARDAMDQVGLSQIDPSTPVVSLGVGQQQMVEIAAGLSRRCRVLALDEPTASLTDSEVELLFAQINRLKADGVGILYISHRIEEVLQIADRVTVLRDGTVVATRVAAELDTDSVIRLMVGRDLDPDALSPGGQRGALALRVAGLRAGERVRDVSFDAYRGEILGVAGLMGSGRTETMRLIFGADRREAGDIYLHGSDEPAPIRRPRDAVRLGIALLTEDRKEQGLFLPLPIRANVSITRLKGVSTLGWLDGARERAVAEKHVGSLDVRCSSSEQAVGQLSGGNQQKVVIAKWLYRDCDILIFDEPTRGIDVGAKFEIYRMLATLARQGKAILFVSSDLKELMAISHRIMVLSAGRVAGTFARDGWSEEQIMSAAFSEYV